Proteins co-encoded in one Arachis hypogaea cultivar Tifrunner chromosome 13, arahy.Tifrunner.gnm2.J5K5, whole genome shotgun sequence genomic window:
- the LOC140178150 gene encoding uncharacterized protein — protein MMSRDLQVEDDPQPCNGAVLMVLDGGLMMTQRRRHGVEAGGCRSSIHEVGADVLQGADGTEEGLENGLSDYANPAQSCRDTQGNQVCGNFGMGLIADGDRIIPVVNAENGYNDKENVGDAAHTNGDDTSDNGGLTLEEQHLENKRTWELARESGAELYNEEDDIMAILQQLNEEAAQKKRIEKQKAKARRSRPKTHKKVLQAEIISEDTASYSFTRTVWKGLVPPRIELFVWFALTGKVMSG, from the exons ATGATGTCGCGGGATCTCCAAGTAGAAGACGATCCTCAGCCCTGTAATGGTGCAGTACTTATGGTGCTTGACGGCGGACTGATGATGACTCAAAGAAGAAGACACGGCGTGGAGGCGGGAGGGTGCAGATCTTCAATTCATGAGGTAGGAGCTGATGTGTTACAAGGGGCTGATGGCACAGAAGAAGGATTAGAAAACGGGCTCAGTGATTATGCTAATCCAGCACAGAGCTGCAGAGATACTCAAGGTAATCAAGTTTGTGGTAACTTTGGGATGGGATTGATAGCCGATGGTGACAGAATTATACCAGTGGTCAATGCCGAAAATGGTTACAACGATAAGGAAAATGTGGGGGACGCAGCACATACCAACGGGGATGACACCAGTGATAATGGGGGCTTAACTTTGGAGGAGCAgcatttagaaaataaaagaacctGGGAGCTAGCAAGGGAGTCAGGAGCAGAACTATATAACGAAGAAGACGACATCATGGCGATTCTCCAACAATTGAATGAAGAAGCTGCCCAGAAAAAAAGGATAGAAAAACAGAAGGCAAAAGCAAGACGGAGTAGACCAAAAACTCATAAAAAG gtGCTGCAGGCAGAAATAATTTCGGAGGACACAGCGAGTTACAGCTTTACAAGGACAGTTTGGAAAGGCCTAGTTCCACCAAGAATTGAGCTGTTCGTTTGGTTTGCTCTGACTGgaaaggtgatgagcggataa